In Sebaldella termitidis ATCC 33386, one DNA window encodes the following:
- a CDS encoding autotransporter-associated N-terminal domain-containing protein, with product MKNILERVEKELKSGLKHNKNFKFSKGLALTFLMTGSFINASENLDLTVTAKNLEKKIQKLRQENKKKLKYSRLELERLENEGDQVIKSPWESYIFSTLFGYKDMDSQSKDWKYGSRENTSQDMERALLRSFLGLSSVRQGTTGWITETNTSGEDGHAWTTNTDIYDNTATFTIIPTIKVPQVETPLTPQVELPSINAPFVPPAPNVTLAPVTVNPITVNVTAPGTVSSVPAVALNSPGNIDIGTILVDVNVNVNDVKTPIFTDVQPPVLNLTPPSLNVAPVTPPSIQGANPDVPQAPAVYAPQWDPYSAPGQNWLGRGSYYRNYLSVDKISMSLHNNFDSTPRRNYGTGAVGAATTQVHSERTSPLFNEVGAKGGKFVAINGSIATTGQTVTLTDKDGTVRSTAGNKVLSGWNGVAGKLLNKSGGNYTGYTDPITAADYMPGYSPDANELAANGKTFTIDNNRAVEQAHTTIFTTYGYHNPVFDGIEAHFGAGATLMNTTYTTGTISMKHSNLNMYGSAAITAGLLGQSAAKIDFTGTNVNVYGSKNTFFSLNSSTGANSHADINQSGQFSFVMDNNIDISKSETVILKVDNSHNDPGNDAAMSNPAEMGRKWFKQYVYLPYLGAIDYKNTGTVNMYGAKNAAIRINAAVLGNKNDAAPAYNPVNNIESSIEFGGDQNVGIYFGRNNLLPASNGIFNGTLKLNFGFGNKLSSGAVQEQNSDGNLSGGDTKRAESSVGMIVDSGQRSELNVKMLYPATERYTEYRNFNSQQTPLLGTTYTGDGVGAFTVATTAGQAYIFDGAGNVRSEARIKSVNLNDFKVTFGKYSKDNIAVVSRNGSVVDWSSNVTDNAPMVSGTDESSTAIGSTLAYAEGVWFNPRQRGLQNSSYVWRGIAYGILSQQGGKYYVPEFRSTINITNNATVNSIKSVPFYAKDGGYITTKSLTLNGYGSTGAMAYAENHKAATLSSTEVIKDKEGNTIYDGNSDHTGTGNTNAGGIKWSSEDAYYGPTITDAAGNVISHSSVLPKTEITVTGDITATKQGPKRDALGNIAPGTDMVNDNTAAAAVVKNGVNGAEIKISGKINVNGVGAFAKGTGALVDIQGGGSIINTGQNGALIALEKGKVNFGGGTIEHKDTYTDSHEGKLVFYADETAGSNINFKGATTMNVYDGVVFYGSKIDYSSGAKLAGESGRYTGMSQVTVNLKNHGVNLGVFVNPGTLTWDGTDDFLNNPVTGLRNFPKVAAINTGSYWYKTSLDGAVLNVTTNVNRDSISSGSTAGDGFNDLIMERVMVNIGASKTISSAAGNGLAIGSNSKAVNNTEAGYTVNGKISISGGAGANTGAYVSYGQINNKATGEIIVNKGVGVYGVNGSKLVNEGLIQISGKTSATEGGVGIVGLSRKINSLGVPTADTFGTDLGSTPTTQKVIEIENKGTIKIYDGGTTPSSNAIGIYADNNTGAARNRVTVLNNGEIVLGDKSVGVYIKGTTQGGELTLKTTAPASGADITVGKESFGVLVENSKVILDGNYSIKVGENGVALNLKDDMSTLNTGPASELTVLYNHADPSSATTRKFGTGLYYEGAVGKTLTNDLNITVGNVSGITASENAILGIYAKGAQTTAANLTKLINTGKITLTENDYGIYGKTVDITNNGQIEVKKNGAGIYAEDANITTKDDLIKVTGENSVGLYLNGNNNTTYERVLTLNHGTANMNITGEEGIGVFAKDGARINILGQILLGDSNTVLPSGDMRRKTGIYLENTKRANEIGAAGLLTVGKDNIGVYLNNSNLKNSGKISVENGAAAQNIGIYAFAKDKSGVADSFTLENTGTIEVNGLKNIGIYGKTDSGVSGNQGTINLSSGKINVTASDPLTAANVPLGVYVKGENINVASTSSVTKISENGIGVYLEGNSTLGKAGGVFNGDFTLKSAANSKPAIGAYFKDGAQALSGNIKVVSTGTASDSSGNPIRPIGLFYAANTGTLNNGVNITLANDGVTLNQETIGIYAAKVADMNNTGNIIINANAKGIGGYFKETNLVNTGNVTVNADGAFGLYMKADGITASVSSNAGIIAANNKDSVGIILDDKAELTNTGTISSNSGGTASQSGSIGAYVTNQGKFINDNTGNLTSTAALSGANPGSVGIYTKNGIVENKGNITSEYLGIYGEKDSSLSSSNTLITHEGSLNVNSGIGIYTKDTGTKTNLKSGGTITGTTASLAGVMAYDKAEATLDGTNISLTGDYSNAVILGNSISNTDKSSLTLKAGNITVGKEGTAIYSKNGNITIDSGYTGLITIGEKGTGVYADRNTTIGAGTLETVYSHGTNKGVGIFYDGGTQNNQVTVKQHAGNNNLINIYAQDIALVNNADQEVSQNGIGIFIKGPGIASTLENKKELSLTGSDSVGIVTETGSSVIAAGKITGVNGEHDKIGVYVKGGDISGTSAYDFDIDGGIGMYLNNAVSYTGTMDLKGGIYDNGTKYRTIGILAAPSFGTGTLAANIDMTGAGGIGVYQETGTNVTYNGKIDLLGTSTLIDQGIGVYTKNGSTFTLGSLGEVKVGGTNNIGFYVEAGGTLNISGGTVTNTEDGIFAYLEGGSMTFTSGSSNINYANVIVASGGSLVNQTTIATGKTGLQATGVSSLLVPSTILNDTGGVINSSTLSAVAMTGLDGAYIDNKGKISLTGDGAIGIYVRNAKGVSSGEVNINEKSVAYYANQAGGELTITGTSNIGKHSTLLAVENGGKINYQSGAINLGDERYGALIDGAASVIDFGGNDITVGEKSVAVMLQNGGQLNNTLHNINVGKAGVGIYLADATNIISPASRTINLSENATGIYGDNGGNIQLDGNILSVSDGAKGIASKNSALSTIENAGNIDLSGKASVGMYGEGIDTIKNNAGKTIKVGESNTATGKAGVALFGLNSSALLNEGTLEFGKGAAGIYGENISSGIENRTGAMITNNGQTNGTGIFAKNSLVENRGDILLGDTSNGIYAENGQIDNYGNVTAGNEKSSGLFGAGTAAVNHNSGTVTVGANSVALASENGNIINNSILTSTGEGSTYIYSKNGNGETNAALTLTDKSVGMYGQSGVMTNNNIITVGKSDVAAKEFSVGMATESGKIVNSAGAQIIVGKEAGVGMFASGVEVKHPDGTTTYGPSGTAENYGTIDVTGLKAYGMLGTNGATVYNAATGIINVDGTGAKGIIGTNDANIINDGIVNVNGAGSQGIYIERGATLTNTGQINVNGDGKIGVFIGMGSSFVNTAGITISSGGTTVFDGGGTLANIGDIVIDGPTATVNGITINNTGKIEITGSLDFTGNILLETTPGKAGTINVGGLSGTGHIILSPDATLGNNYDMHHVQLLGGLSNPETETIRVTSQSVSFIAEKYFDKDLNSYVLTLTRIPYAQMLKNTEAVEFGKGLDELHSKGPGDTEMDMFDALKSVSDKDELAETFDMQLRGNVYANIQQRMMDVSGVLDTAYKQLKSEENTTKDITKVSAIYSGGNITDKNPGVEEYDYQSLGIMYLKEKETLKYGTNFNYSLGILQSKFDFDQGSKEDITSLKAGIGYEQYLKQGSRFKYMTRGELGVNYHDMERKIYLSNGTYKNNGDYFSGTAEWKNRLNYELPIISKNFKMDIFGSLNTGYGKFQGFKEDGDGMYLDVKSEDYFSLRPGAGVEGEWSYTTVKGSKFMLTAGAAYEYETQDIYGDGNEVKIANTDAGYYRLEEPEKIDNIFKANVGVGYETSGGFKTGVRVEREEGSVKGTKYQLDFSWKF from the coding sequence ATGAAGAATATTTTGGAACGTGTGGAGAAGGAATTGAAATCCGGTTTGAAGCATAATAAGAATTTCAAGTTTTCAAAAGGGCTTGCTTTAACTTTTTTGATGACAGGAAGTTTTATCAATGCAAGTGAGAATCTTGATCTCACAGTTACAGCAAAAAATCTTGAAAAAAAGATACAAAAATTGCGACAGGAAAATAAAAAGAAGCTGAAATACAGCAGATTAGAACTCGAACGTCTGGAAAATGAAGGAGATCAGGTGATTAAGTCACCATGGGAAAGCTACATTTTTTCGACACTTTTCGGATATAAGGATATGGACAGCCAGTCTAAGGACTGGAAATACGGAAGCAGGGAAAATACTTCACAAGATATGGAAAGAGCTCTTTTAAGAAGCTTTTTGGGATTATCAAGTGTGCGTCAGGGGACGACCGGCTGGATAACAGAAACAAATACAAGCGGGGAAGACGGACACGCATGGACAACAAATACAGATATCTATGATAATACGGCAACATTTACAATAATACCGACAATAAAGGTTCCGCAGGTAGAAACACCGCTGACACCTCAGGTGGAACTGCCGTCGATAAATGCACCATTTGTGCCGCCGGCACCAAATGTAACACTGGCACCAGTGACAGTAAATCCAATAACAGTAAATGTAACGGCACCGGGAACAGTGAGCAGCGTACCGGCAGTAGCACTTAATTCACCGGGGAATATAGATATAGGAACAATATTGGTGGATGTAAATGTAAATGTAAATGACGTAAAAACGCCTATATTTACAGATGTACAGCCTCCGGTTCTGAATCTTACGCCTCCGAGTCTTAATGTGGCACCAGTAACACCGCCGAGCATACAGGGAGCAAATCCTGATGTACCTCAGGCACCTGCAGTGTATGCACCTCAGTGGGATCCTTACAGTGCACCGGGGCAAAACTGGCTGGGAAGAGGAAGTTACTACAGAAACTATTTATCTGTAGATAAAATATCTATGTCTCTGCACAATAATTTTGACAGTACTCCAAGAAGAAACTACGGGACAGGAGCAGTAGGAGCAGCGACAACTCAGGTACACAGCGAAAGAACATCACCGCTGTTTAATGAGGTAGGAGCAAAAGGCGGAAAATTCGTAGCAATAAATGGAAGCATAGCCACTACAGGACAGACAGTAACATTAACAGATAAAGACGGTACAGTAAGATCAACGGCCGGGAATAAAGTACTTTCGGGATGGAACGGAGTAGCAGGAAAGCTTCTTAATAAAAGCGGAGGAAATTATACAGGATATACAGATCCTATCACAGCAGCAGATTATATGCCCGGTTACAGTCCTGATGCCAATGAGCTGGCTGCAAATGGGAAGACATTTACTATAGATAATAACAGGGCTGTGGAGCAGGCACATACGACTATATTTACGACATATGGATATCATAATCCTGTGTTTGACGGGATAGAAGCTCATTTTGGCGCAGGAGCGACTTTAATGAACACTACATATACAACAGGTACTATTTCTATGAAGCATTCAAACCTGAATATGTACGGAAGTGCTGCGATAACTGCGGGACTTCTTGGACAGAGTGCAGCCAAAATTGATTTTACAGGAACAAATGTTAATGTATACGGAAGTAAAAATACATTCTTTTCATTAAACAGCAGTACGGGAGCAAACAGTCATGCTGATATAAATCAGTCAGGGCAGTTTAGTTTTGTAATGGACAATAATATTGATATATCAAAATCGGAAACTGTAATTTTAAAAGTGGATAATTCACATAATGATCCCGGAAATGATGCTGCAATGTCAAATCCGGCTGAAATGGGAAGAAAATGGTTCAAACAATATGTATATCTTCCGTACCTTGGGGCAATTGACTATAAAAATACAGGAACAGTGAATATGTATGGAGCAAAAAACGCTGCCATCAGAATAAATGCAGCAGTTTTGGGAAATAAGAATGACGCCGCTCCTGCATATAATCCGGTAAATAATATAGAGTCGAGCATAGAATTCGGCGGAGACCAGAATGTAGGAATATATTTTGGAAGAAATAATTTACTTCCTGCTTCCAATGGTATATTTAACGGAACACTAAAACTTAATTTCGGTTTTGGAAATAAACTGTCATCAGGAGCAGTACAGGAACAAAACAGTGACGGAAATCTGAGCGGCGGAGATACCAAAAGAGCTGAAAGTTCTGTGGGAATGATAGTAGACAGCGGACAGCGTTCGGAATTGAACGTAAAAATGCTTTATCCTGCTACTGAAAGATACACGGAATATAGAAATTTCAACAGTCAACAAACTCCTTTACTCGGGACTACTTACACAGGAGATGGTGTGGGTGCTTTTACTGTGGCAACAACTGCAGGTCAGGCATATATATTTGACGGTGCAGGAAATGTCAGATCAGAAGCCAGAATAAAATCAGTAAACCTGAATGATTTTAAGGTAACATTCGGGAAATATTCAAAAGATAATATTGCAGTGGTATCAAGAAACGGAAGTGTGGTAGACTGGAGTTCAAATGTAACTGATAATGCACCGATGGTGTCAGGGACTGATGAAAGCTCTACGGCAATAGGGTCTACACTTGCTTATGCTGAGGGAGTCTGGTTTAACCCGAGACAAAGAGGACTTCAAAACTCCTCTTATGTATGGAGAGGAATAGCATACGGGATATTATCACAGCAGGGCGGAAAGTATTATGTGCCCGAATTCAGAAGTACAATTAATATCACAAATAATGCAACTGTAAATTCAATAAAATCAGTTCCTTTTTATGCTAAAGACGGAGGATATATAACTACAAAATCACTGACTTTGAACGGATATGGTTCTACAGGTGCAATGGCATACGCAGAAAATCATAAGGCGGCAACATTAAGCAGTACAGAAGTGATAAAGGACAAAGAAGGAAATACGATATATGACGGAAACTCAGATCATACAGGTACTGGAAATACAAATGCCGGAGGGATAAAATGGAGTTCCGAGGATGCATATTACGGACCGACAATTACAGATGCAGCAGGAAATGTAATATCACACAGCTCAGTTCTTCCAAAGACGGAAATAACAGTAACAGGAGATATAACAGCAACAAAGCAGGGACCTAAAAGAGATGCTCTTGGAAATATAGCACCCGGTACAGATATGGTTAATGATAATACAGCAGCGGCAGCAGTGGTTAAAAACGGAGTGAATGGTGCTGAAATAAAAATTTCTGGGAAGATTAACGTAAACGGAGTAGGAGCTTTTGCTAAAGGTACAGGAGCTCTTGTAGATATTCAGGGCGGCGGAAGTATAATTAACACGGGACAGAACGGAGCCCTCATAGCACTGGAAAAAGGAAAGGTAAATTTCGGTGGTGGAACAATAGAGCATAAAGATACATATACAGATTCTCATGAAGGAAAGCTGGTATTTTATGCAGATGAAACAGCAGGCTCAAATATAAATTTCAAAGGTGCTACAACAATGAATGTCTATGACGGTGTAGTATTCTACGGTTCAAAAATTGATTATTCCTCAGGAGCAAAGCTTGCAGGAGAAAGCGGAAGATATACAGGAATGAGTCAGGTAACGGTAAATCTTAAAAATCACGGAGTAAACCTCGGAGTATTCGTAAATCCTGGAACTCTGACATGGGACGGAACAGATGACTTCTTGAATAATCCTGTAACAGGTCTTAGAAACTTCCCTAAAGTAGCAGCAATAAACACAGGAAGTTACTGGTATAAAACATCACTTGACGGAGCAGTTCTAAATGTAACAACGAATGTAAACAGAGACAGCATATCGTCAGGATCTACAGCAGGAGATGGATTTAACGACTTGATAATGGAAAGAGTAATGGTAAATATAGGAGCTTCCAAGACAATAAGTTCAGCAGCAGGAAACGGACTTGCTATCGGGTCGAATTCTAAAGCTGTAAATAATACAGAAGCAGGGTATACAGTAAATGGAAAAATAAGTATTTCCGGAGGAGCAGGAGCAAATACAGGAGCCTATGTAAGCTACGGACAGATAAATAATAAGGCAACAGGAGAAATCATAGTAAACAAAGGTGTAGGAGTATACGGAGTAAACGGAAGTAAGCTGGTAAACGAAGGACTAATCCAGATATCAGGAAAAACAAGTGCAACAGAAGGCGGAGTAGGAATAGTAGGATTATCAAGAAAAATAAATTCTTTGGGAGTACCTACAGCAGATACATTCGGGACAGATCTGGGAAGTACGCCGACAACACAAAAAGTAATAGAAATTGAGAATAAAGGAACAATCAAAATATATGACGGAGGAACAACACCTTCATCGAATGCTATAGGAATCTATGCAGATAATAATACAGGAGCAGCCAGAAACAGAGTAACCGTATTGAATAACGGTGAAATAGTTCTTGGTGATAAAAGTGTGGGAGTATACATAAAAGGGACAACACAAGGGGGAGAATTAACTCTTAAAACAACTGCACCAGCTTCAGGAGCAGATATAACAGTAGGAAAAGAAAGCTTCGGAGTACTTGTGGAAAATTCAAAAGTAATTCTGGACGGTAACTATTCGATAAAAGTAGGAGAAAACGGAGTAGCTTTAAATCTGAAAGATGATATGTCTACTTTGAATACCGGACCGGCATCAGAATTGACAGTACTTTACAATCATGCTGACCCGTCATCTGCAACAACAAGAAAATTCGGAACAGGGTTGTATTATGAAGGAGCAGTAGGAAAAACTCTTACTAATGATTTGAATATTACTGTGGGAAATGTATCAGGAATAACAGCATCAGAAAATGCTATTCTTGGAATCTATGCTAAAGGAGCACAGACAACAGCAGCTAATCTGACAAAACTGATAAATACAGGGAAAATAACGCTGACAGAAAATGACTATGGAATATATGGTAAAACTGTGGATATAACAAACAACGGTCAGATAGAAGTAAAGAAAAACGGAGCAGGAATCTATGCAGAGGATGCTAATATTACTACAAAGGACGATCTGATAAAAGTAACCGGTGAAAATAGTGTAGGACTTTATCTGAATGGAAACAACAATACTACATATGAAAGAGTACTTACATTAAATCACGGAACTGCGAATATGAATATTACCGGTGAAGAGGGAATAGGAGTATTTGCCAAGGACGGAGCAAGAATAAATATTCTTGGTCAGATATTGCTGGGAGATTCTAATACTGTTCTTCCGTCAGGAGACATGAGAAGAAAAACAGGAATATACCTGGAAAATACAAAACGAGCCAATGAAATAGGAGCAGCAGGATTACTAACAGTAGGAAAAGATAATATAGGAGTGTATTTAAATAATTCCAATCTGAAAAACAGCGGAAAAATTTCTGTAGAAAACGGGGCAGCTGCCCAAAATATAGGAATATATGCATTTGCAAAAGATAAAAGCGGAGTAGCAGACAGCTTTACACTTGAGAATACAGGTACAATAGAAGTAAACGGATTAAAAAATATAGGGATATACGGGAAAACAGACAGCGGAGTATCAGGAAATCAGGGAACGATCAACTTATCTTCGGGAAAGATAAATGTAACAGCTTCTGATCCGCTGACAGCGGCTAATGTACCATTAGGAGTATACGTAAAAGGTGAAAATATAAATGTAGCTTCCACATCCTCAGTAACAAAGATAAGTGAAAACGGAATAGGAGTGTATCTTGAAGGAAATTCTACTCTTGGAAAAGCAGGAGGAGTATTTAACGGAGACTTCACATTAAAGTCAGCAGCTAATTCTAAACCGGCAATAGGAGCTTACTTTAAAGACGGAGCACAGGCACTGTCAGGAAATATAAAAGTAGTAAGTACAGGAACAGCCTCAGACAGTTCGGGAAATCCGATAAGACCGATAGGATTATTCTATGCGGCCAATACAGGAACACTTAATAATGGTGTAAATATAACACTGGCAAATGACGGAGTTACATTAAATCAGGAAACAATCGGAATATACGCTGCAAAAGTGGCAGATATGAATAATACAGGAAATATCATAATAAATGCCAATGCAAAAGGTATAGGAGGATACTTCAAGGAAACGAATCTGGTTAATACAGGAAATGTGACTGTAAATGCTGACGGAGCATTCGGATTGTACATGAAAGCAGACGGAATAACAGCTTCAGTATCATCAAACGCAGGAATAATAGCTGCTAATAATAAAGATTCAGTAGGAATAATACTGGATGATAAAGCAGAACTTACAAATACAGGAACAATATCATCAAACTCAGGAGGAACAGCATCACAAAGCGGTTCTATAGGTGCATATGTAACGAATCAGGGAAAATTCATCAATGACAATACAGGAAACCTGACTTCAACAGCAGCTTTATCTGGGGCAAATCCCGGAAGTGTGGGGATATATACTAAAAACGGAATAGTAGAGAATAAAGGAAATATAACGTCGGAATACCTTGGAATATATGGTGAGAAGGACAGCAGTCTAAGTTCATCAAATACACTGATTACCCATGAAGGCAGCCTGAATGTAAACTCAGGAATAGGGATATATACAAAGGATACGGGAACAAAGACAAATCTGAAATCAGGCGGAACAATAACAGGAACAACAGCAAGCCTTGCAGGTGTTATGGCTTATGATAAAGCAGAAGCGACACTAGACGGAACAAATATCTCATTAACAGGTGATTATTCAAATGCAGTAATACTAGGTAACAGTATCAGTAATACAGATAAATCTTCTTTAACACTGAAAGCCGGAAATATAACTGTAGGTAAAGAGGGAACTGCGATATATTCCAAAAACGGAAATATAACAATAGACAGCGGATATACAGGATTAATTACAATAGGAGAAAAAGGAACAGGAGTATATGCTGACAGAAATACAACAATAGGAGCAGGAACTCTGGAAACAGTATATTCACACGGAACAAACAAAGGAGTGGGAATATTCTATGACGGAGGGACACAAAACAATCAGGTAACAGTAAAACAGCATGCAGGAAATAATAATCTGATAAATATTTATGCACAGGATATAGCTCTTGTAAATAATGCAGATCAGGAAGTATCACAGAACGGAATAGGAATTTTCATAAAAGGACCTGGTATTGCATCAACACTGGAAAATAAAAAAGAATTATCATTGACAGGATCAGATTCAGTAGGAATAGTAACAGAAACAGGATCAAGCGTAATTGCAGCAGGAAAGATAACAGGAGTAAACGGTGAGCATGATAAAATCGGAGTTTATGTAAAAGGCGGAGATATTTCCGGAACTTCTGCATATGATTTTGATATAGACGGCGGAATAGGAATGTATCTGAATAATGCAGTAAGCTATACAGGAACAATGGATCTTAAAGGCGGAATATATGATAATGGTACAAAATACAGAACAATAGGAATTCTTGCAGCACCGTCATTTGGAACAGGAACTCTTGCAGCAAATATAGACATGACAGGAGCAGGCGGAATAGGAGTATATCAGGAAACAGGAACGAATGTAACGTATAACGGAAAAATTGACCTTCTTGGAACAAGCACACTGATTGATCAGGGAATCGGAGTATATACTAAAAACGGAAGTACATTTACTCTTGGAAGTCTGGGAGAAGTAAAGGTAGGCGGAACAAATAACATAGGATTCTATGTAGAAGCCGGAGGAACACTGAATATATCAGGAGGAACGGTAACTAATACAGAGGACGGAATATTTGCTTATCTTGAAGGCGGAAGTATGACGTTTACTTCAGGAAGTTCAAATATAAATTATGCGAATGTAATAGTAGCTTCAGGAGGAAGTCTTGTAAACCAGACAACTATAGCAACAGGAAAAACAGGATTACAGGCAACAGGAGTGAGTTCGTTACTGGTACCTTCGACAATACTGAATGACACAGGCGGAGTAATAAATTCATCAACACTAAGTGCGGTAGCTATGACAGGACTGGATGGTGCATATATAGACAACAAAGGTAAGATCAGTCTTACAGGAGACGGTGCAATAGGTATTTATGTAAGAAATGCCAAAGGAGTATCATCAGGAGAAGTAAACATCAATGAAAAATCAGTAGCATATTATGCAAATCAGGCAGGCGGAGAACTGACAATAACAGGAACAAGTAATATAGGCAAGCATTCAACACTTCTTGCAGTGGAAAACGGAGGAAAGATAAACTACCAGAGCGGAGCAATAAATCTCGGGGATGAAAGATACGGAGCCTTGATAGACGGAGCAGCAAGTGTGATAGATTTTGGCGGAAATGATATAACAGTAGGGGAGAAGTCAGTAGCAGTAATGCTTCAAAATGGCGGACAGCTGAATAATACACTTCATAATATAAATGTAGGAAAAGCAGGAGTCGGAATATATCTTGCAGATGCTACAAACATTATTTCACCTGCCTCAAGAACAATAAATCTATCTGAAAATGCGACAGGAATATATGGAGATAACGGAGGAAATATACAGCTTGACGGAAATATACTGTCAGTATCAGACGGAGCCAAAGGAATAGCCTCTAAAAATTCAGCACTTTCTACTATTGAGAATGCCGGAAATATAGATTTGTCAGGAAAAGCAAGTGTAGGAATGTATGGAGAAGGAATAGATACGATAAAAAATAATGCAGGAAAGACAATAAAAGTAGGAGAAAGCAATACGGCAACTGGAAAAGCAGGAGTAGCTTTATTCGGATTAAATTCATCAGCATTATTAAATGAGGGGACTCTGGAATTCGGAAAAGGTGCAGCAGGGATCTATGGTGAAAATATATCTTCCGGAATAGAAAACCGTACAGGGGCAATGATAACAAATAACGGACAAACTAACGGAACAGGAATATTTGCAAAAAATTCTCTTGTGGAAAACAGGGGAGATATATTACTGGGAGATACATCAAACGGAATATATGCTGAAAACGGCCAGATAGATAACTACGGAAATGTAACAGCAGGAAATGAAAAATCATCAGGATTATTCGGTGCGGGAACAGCAGCAGTAAATCATAATTCCGGAACAGTAACAGTAGGAGCAAATTCAGTAGCTCTTGCATCAGAGAACGGGAATATAATAAACAACAGTATACTCACATCAACAGGCGAAGGAAGTACATATATCTACAGTAAAAACGGTAACGGGGAAACAAATGCCGCATTGACACTAACTGATAAGAGTGTGGGTATGTATGGACAGTCTGGAGTTATGACAAATAACAATATTATAACTGTAGGTAAGTCAGATGTAGCAGCTAAGGAATTTTCTGTGGGAATGGCAACAGAATCAGGAAAGATAGTAAACTCGGCAGGAGCACAGATCATAGTAGGAAAAGAGGCCGGGGTAGGGATGTTTGCCAGCGGTGTAGAAGTAAAACACCCTGACGGAACAACAACTTACGGACCGTCAGGAACGGCAGAAAACTACGGGACTATAGATGTAACAGGACTGAAAGCATACGGAATGCTCGGTACAAATGGAGCAACAGTATACAATGCAGCTACAGGAATAATAAATGTAGACGGAACAGGAGCAAAAGGAATAATAGGAACAAATGATGCTAATATCATAAATGACGGGATAGTAAATGTAAATGGAGCAGGGTCTCAGGGAATCTATATTGAAAGAGGAGCTACATTAACAAATACTGGTCAGATAAATGTAAACGGAGACGGAAAGATCGGAGTATTCATAGGAATGGGAAGTTCTTTTGTAAATACTGCGGGAATAACAATAAGCTCTGGAGGAACAACAGTATTTGACGGTGGAGGAACACTAGCTAATATAGGAGATATAGTCATAGACGGACCAACTGCTACTGTAAACGGGATTACAATAAATAATACAGGAAAAATAGAAATAACAGGTTCACTGGACTTTACCGGAAATATTCTTCTGGAAACAACGCCTGGAAAAGCAGGAACGATAAATGTAGGCGGGCTTTCAGGAACCGGTCATATTATACTAAGCCCTGATGCAACATTAGGTAATAACTATGATATGCATCATGTACAGCTTCTCGGAGGACTGAGCAATCCGGAAACAGAGACAATAAGAGTAACATCACAGTCAGTATCATTTATAGCGGAGAAATATTTTGACAAGGATCTGAACAGCTATGTACTGACACTTACAAGAATACCGTATGCACAGATGCTTAAAAATACAGAGGCGGTAGAATTCGGAAAAGGACTGGACGAGCTTCATTCAAAAGGACCGGGAGATACAGAAATGGATATGTTTGATGCATTGAAATCAGTATCTGATAAGGATGAACTGGCTGAAACATTTGATATGCAGCTGAGAGGTAATGTATATGCGAATATCCAGCAGAGAATGATGGATGTAAGCGGAGTTCTTGATACAGCATACAAGCAGCTGAAAAGCGAAGAAAATACAACTAAGGATATTACTAAGGTATCAGCGATTTATTCGGGAGGAAATATTACAGATAAGAATCCGGGAGTGGAGGAATATGATTATCAGTCACTGGGAATCATGTATCTGAAGGAAAAAGAAACATTGAAATATGGTACAAACTTTAATTATTCACTTGGAATACTGCAAAGTAAGTTTGACTTTGATCAGGGATCAAAAGAAGACATAACAAGTCTGAAAGCAGGAATAGGATATGAACAGTATCTGAAGCAGGGCAGCAGATTCAAATATATGACAAGAGGAGAGCTTGGGGTAAACTACCATGATATGGAAAGAAAGATTTACTTAAGCAATGGAACATATAAGAATAATGGAGATTACTTCTCTGGAACAGCAGAATGGAAAAACAGACTGAACTATGAACTTCCAATAATATCAAAGAATTTTAAGATGGATATATTTGGAAGTCTGAATACAGGATACGGGAAATTCCAAGGCTTCAAGGAAGACGGAGACGGAATGTATCTTGATGTAAAATCAGAGGATTACTTCTCATTAAGACCAGGAGCAGGAGTAGAGGGGGAATGGTCATATACAACAGTAAAAGGAAGTAAGTTTATGCTTACGGCAGGAGCAGCTTATGAATATGAGACACAGGATATCTATGGAGACGGAAATGAGGTAAAAATAGCCAATACAGATGCAGGGTACTACAGACTGGAAGAACCTGAAAAAATAGATAATATATTTAAGGCAAATGTCGGAGTAGGCTATGAAACATCAGGAGGGTTTAAAACAGGAGTAAGAGTAGAGAGAGAAGAAGGAAGTGTAAAGGGTACAAAATATCAGTTAGACTTTTCATGGAAATTCTAA